From a single Candidatus Binataceae bacterium genomic region:
- a CDS encoding VOC family protein produces the protein MSFIVGLDHVTIQIDEGGEALANALHFYVDLLGLRPLDRPANTDNGRPGAWLQCGPAQQLHIITGAGATEENRASRRHPAFRVSDLEGLRKRFVAAGVEILAGNRFPGQERFFVRDPFGNRLEFVTRTMGRDAP, from the coding sequence GTAACCATCCAGATTGACGAGGGTGGCGAGGCGCTGGCCAACGCGCTGCACTTCTATGTTGACCTGCTCGGCCTTAGGCCTCTCGACCGTCCGGCCAACACCGACAACGGGCGTCCGGGAGCATGGCTGCAATGCGGCCCCGCTCAGCAGCTGCACATCATCACCGGCGCCGGCGCGACGGAGGAAAATCGCGCCTCGCGGCGCCATCCGGCGTTCCGGGTCTCGGACCTCGAGGGATTGCGCAAGCGCTTCGTTGCGGCGGGAGTCGAAATCCTCGCCGGTAATCGCTTTCCCGGTCAGGAGCGGTTTTTCGTGCGCGACCCCTTCGGCAATCGGCTCGAATTCGTCACGCGCACAATGGGCCGGGACGCCCCCTGA